AACAAGTCCAGCAAGTAATCCAACAGACATAATTAATGCTTTCACAAAGTCAGATGGCACTTTCTCTTGCATAAATTCTAAGTTTCCGATAATCCCCATCCATAATCCTAGACCCGCAACCATTTCCCCTACTAAAATTATCCAAATGTTACGATTTCTCCACATAAAACTATCCCCGTTCGTAATAAAATCATCCACTTTATAATACTTCGTATCTCGAATTATTATACGGCATTGCAAAATAAAAGTCACGGGAATTTTACACCCCGTGACTTTGGTTATGACTCTGTAATTGCTTTTGGATCTTTGTATATATGTGTGACTTTTCCTTCTTTTTTCTCATCGGCAATAAAACTTCCATTCGATTGACGATCTACTAATCTTAAAGTACCTGCTTGAACCGGAACCTTTTCATCATTTTCTGTCGCTAATACAATAATTTCATCATTTGTTGCCATCACTGCACCAATTACCCGGTGAGGGTTCGTTTGCAGTTCTCTTAAGACGACAAGTCCGCGTTGAGCTCTCTTCGCTGTCTCAAGTTCTTTAAGTCCCATTCTCTTCGCTGCTCCGCGCTGAGTAGCTACAATAATCGAAGCATTCGTATCACGAACGACAACAATCGAGACGAGTTTATCATCTTCTTTTAAATTAATCCCCCGAACTCCAGCGGTACGAATACCAGTTACATTCACTTCAGACAATGAAAACCGTAGTGCATACGCTTGATGCGTAAAGAGTATTACATCTTCATCGCCTTTCACGAGTTTGGCGTCAACCATCCGATCACCATCGCGAACGCCCATTGCAATAAATGTTCGATTATAACGTCGGACTGGATAATTCGATAAACTTGAATGTTTTATGTTTCCATTTTCAGTTACAGTTACAATGACCGCATCTTCTTCGAAATCTTCAATACCAATCGCCGCTACAATTTCTTCATTCGGCTCTAACGGAATAATGCTTGAAATATGTTGACCTAGATCGCGCCATCTAATATCTGGTAACTCATAAACCGGCTGATATAAATAGTTTCCAAATGAAGTAAATAACAGTAGATGGTGCTGTGTATTCATCTGTCCTTCAAATAACATATAATCCGAATCCTTCATATCATGACCAGTACCATTTGATGCACTATATGAGCGAATGCTCGTTCTTTTAATGTAGCCATCTTTTGTAACAGAAACATATACATCTTCGCTCGGAACTAGGATATCGATATCTACTTTAATTTCTTCAATCTTTGCTTCAATCGCAGATCTTCTAGGCTCTGAAAATTTCTTCCGGAGTGCAGTCAGTTCTTTCCGAATAACTCCCGTAAGCTTTTTATCGCTTTTTAATATCGCATCTAATTCTTCAATCGTTTTTTTCAATGTTTCTTCTTCTTTTCGTAAATCCGTTATATCCGTATTTGTTAATCTGTAAAGCTGTAACGATACGATCGCTTCTGCTTGTATTTCAGAAAACCCAAACTTCTCGATAATATTATTTTTAGCATCGCGTTTATCTTTAGAACTTCTAATCGTTTGAATCACTTCGTCTAATATAGATAATGCCTTCATTAATCCTTCTACAATATGTAGACGATCCTGAGCTTTTTGAATGTCAAACTCTGATCTGCGTGTGATAATTTCTTTTTGGTGGTCAATATAGGCATCTAATAACATTGGAAGTGACATTAACGTTGGTCTGCGCCCAGAAATTGCAATCATATTAAAATTATACGTAACCTGTAAATCTGAATTTTTTAATAAATATTGTAAAATACCGTTGCTA
This window of the Sporosarcina pasteurii genome carries:
- the parC gene encoding DNA topoisomerase IV subunit A is translated as MTNVERFQDLPLEEVIGDRFGRYSKYIIQDRALPDARDGLKPVQRRILYAMHHDGNTHEKAFRKAAKTVGNVIGNYHPHGDSSVYEAMVRMSQDWKLRHLMIEMHGNNGSIDGDSAAAMRYTEARLSAIAGEMLRDIEKNTVDFIPNFDDTEPEPTVLPSKFPNLLVNGSTGISAGYATDIPPHALHEVLDAVLLRLKKPNVTVDELMTVIKGPDFPTGGIIQGTAGIKTAYETGRGRFVIRAKTEIESLKGGKSQIVVTEIPYEVNKANLVKRIDELRIDRKLEGIADVRDESDRTGLRIVIELKKDTDSNGILQYLLKNSDLQVTYNFNMIAISGRRPTLMSLPMLLDAYIDHQKEIITRRSEFDIQKAQDRLHIVEGLMKALSILDEVIQTIRSSKDKRDAKNNIIEKFGFSEIQAEAIVSLQLYRLTNTDITDLRKEEETLKKTIEELDAILKSDKKLTGVIRKELTALRKKFSEPRRSAIEAKIEEIKVDIDILVPSEDVYVSVTKDGYIKRTSIRSYSASNGTGHDMKDSDYMLFEGQMNTQHHLLLFTSFGNYLYQPVYELPDIRWRDLGQHISSIIPLEPNEEIVAAIGIEDFEEDAVIVTVTENGNIKHSSLSNYPVRRYNRTFIAMGVRDGDRMVDAKLVKGDEDVILFTHQAYALRFSLSEVNVTGIRTAGVRGINLKEDDKLVSIVVVRDTNASIIVATQRGAAKRMGLKELETAKRAQRGLVVLRELQTNPHRVIGAVMATNDEIIVLATENDEKVPVQAGTLRLVDRQSNGSFIADEKKEGKVTHIYKDPKAITES